The genomic DNA GCGTTGACCGCCAACACCGGCATCTCGGCGTGTCTGATGAGCCGTTCGGCGGTACTCCCGAGGAGATACCGACTCACGCCCGTGCGGCCGGTCGTACCCATCGTGATGAGGTCGACATCGTGTTCGTCGGCGTACCCGAGCAGGTCGCGCGCCGGCAGGCCCTCGCTGACGCTGGTGGTGGCGTCGAGACCCGCCTCCGCGGCGCGGTCGGCAATCGCTTCGGTCGCGCGCTCGCCTTCGGCCTCGAAGCGCTCGATGAGTTCCGGTGGTGGGGTGGAGCCGGGAGTCGGGGCCATCGCGTCGACATCGACGATGATGACCGCGTGGACGCGGGCACCGGCTCTCTTTGCGATCTCGATGCCGTGCTCAATGGCGGCGCTCGCGGCATCACTACCATCAGTCGGGACCATCACGTCCTCGTAGTCGCCGACGAGGTTGCTGCGCTCGGTCACTTTGGTCGTCAGCACCGGACAGGGGGCGCGGCGCACGACGTGTTCGGTCACACTGCCTGCCACATACCGACTCACTCCGGTCCGGCCGTGGGTCCCCATCGCCACCATGTCAGCGTCGTGATTGTCGGCGTACTCGAGTATTGCATTGACGGGTCTTCCCCGCAGCACCGCCGATTCTATTGCGTCACTGTCGAAGACGACTTCAGTCGTCTCGATCGCCTGTTCGTTTTCGGCCTCGATGCGTGTGACGAACTCCGAATCGACGCCACCGGCGTTGAACATACCACCCGCCGTTTGGATGTCGGCGGCGCTGATGAGATGGACCGTCGCGCCGAACGCTCGTGCGAGATAATGGGCGTGTTCGGCGGCACGAATCGCATGTTCGCTGCCGTCGGTCGGAACGAGGATGGTCTCGTACATCGTTCGTCGAGTTAGTTCGCCGGCATATAAATTCAGTTGGCAGTTCCAGAGCGTGGGAACGGGCCTGTGGATTCATGCTCCGTGCACCCGCAGTGAGCGGATCGCTTCATCTCGCTACTGGGGTAGAGTTTTGTCGATTCGTCGCGTAGTTCGTGTCATGAGCGAGAGTGACTCCGAAACGATGGACGAAGACGAGCGGGATGGGTTTCTCGGCAGCGGTGGCACGGGCGTCATCTCTCTATCAACTGGCGAGGAGACGGCACCACATTCGACGCCGGTCTCATACGGCTACGACGCAACCGAATCGGTCTTTTATTTTCGGCTTGCCAACGAACCCGGCGGCGCGAAGGGCGACCTTTCCGGTCGCACCGTCTCGTTCGTGACCTACGGCAACGCCGACGGGTGGAAAAGCGTCGTGGCGACCGGACAGCTGGAGCAAACCACCGAAGAGTCGGTCGCCACCGAGAGCTTGCAAGGACTCGAACGAGTCCACATCCCGCTCATCGATATCTTCGGCAAGCCCCCGCGAGAGGTGGCCTTTGAGTTCTATCGGCTCGTTCCCGACGAGCTAACCACCCGGACGGAAACACAAACCGAACTCTGACGATCACTCAAATTAATTGAACAGAATACGATGAACACGAAAAAGCAAGCTGTAGCGAACGTCCCTAACTGTTCGGCTCGGTCTTCACGACGAGCGCGGGTTGACCCGTCAATCTGAGAACACGGTCGGTGACGCTTCCCAGAAGCGCTCGATACTCTGCCGAGCGATGTTTCGTCCCGAGGACGATCAGACTCACGTCATGCTCGTCAGCATAGTTGGTGATCCTCTCAACGGGGTCGCCGTGTTGCATGGCCGTGACGACTTCGATACCGCGGTCATCGGTTTCGGTACGTATCGTTTCGAGTGTCTCCCGTCCATGTTCGGTGAGACCGTGTTCGGGTCCCTCTGCCGAGTCGACATACTCGTCGCCGCTATACGCCGTATATACGCTCTCGTCGACCACATACAGGGCGTGTAAGTTGGCGTCGTGGGCCACAGTGAGGTCGATGGCATGAGAGGTTGCGTTTTCTGAAGCAACGGTACCATCGGTCGCGAGCAAGACTCGGTCGTACATACAAGCCGGAATTCGATGTCGGTCCGCAATATACTGTCGATCGAGAGGATGTCTCGCTTATCTCACTCACTATTGGTGACGAATATGGACTATACGCTCGTACTCGAAAGTGGATTGACCGCGATCGGTTTCGCCGTTATTGTGTATTCATGTATGCAGAGTAACACCGTCACAATTCCTATTGTTGCCTATAGTATGGGTCGATGTGGATGCACCGCTCGCTATTGATTCTCAGTTACTGAGAACCAGCTTTGTGGTATATATTGTCCGCTCCCGTCTGTTCACCTGTAGGAGGAAAACCCAATGGCAGCAAACCAGATGACCGGCGAAGCAAACACGTTCAGAAGCAACATTGGAGGGATCACCCTTACCGGGAAGGCGCACAGTCTGAGCGCGTGGTTCGTCCTCGCGCTCAGACTCATGATGGGGTATGCGTTCCTCTACTCGGGAGTGGACAAGATCCTTGCCGGTGGATTCGACGCACAGGGATATCTGGTCGGAGCGGTCCCTGAAGGGAGTCCGCTGGTGGGTCTGTTCGCGACGATGGGCCAGACTCCGTGGTTCGTCGACTTCGTGAACGTCGCCGTCCCGTGGGGTGAAGTCCTCATCGGACTTGGACTCCTCGTGGGCTTCCTGACCCGCCTCGCAGCGTTCTGGGGCGCGTTCATGATGCTCCTGTTCTACTTCGGGAACTGGGAGGTCACCCACGGCGTGATCAACGGCGACTTCGCGTACATGCTTGTGTTCCTCGCTGTGGCCGCCTTCGGGGCGGGACGCATCCTCGGCCTCGACGCCATCGTCGAGCAGCACGAGATCGACGGCCAGCCACTCATCGAGCGCTACCCGAAACTGGACTACATCCTCGGGTGATCGTCACCCGGGGGTTGCTCTATACGACGATACCCGTCTGGAATGAGTGAGGCCAAACTACAAACACCACTGAGACACAACAACACATGATGTACGATACCATTCTCGTCCCGACGGACGGCAGTAAGGGAGCGAACGCTGCGGCGCGACACGGACTGAACCTGGCGGAGGCGTTCGACAGCCAGGTCCGGTTTCTGAGCGTCGTCGACGATCGAACGTACAGTAGCGGTCTCGCAGGTATCGACTCGGAGGCGAACGACCAACGGGAAGCACTCGAACGACAGGCCACTGACGCGCTTGGAGTGCTCGAGGAACTCGCGGACGAAACCCCGAGCACGTACCAGACGGCGGTCGAACATGGTGTTCCGTATAAAG from Halococcus salifodinae DSM 8989 includes the following:
- a CDS encoding universal stress protein — protein: MYETILVPTDGSEHAIRAAEHAHYLARAFGATVHLISAADIQTAGGMFNAGGVDSEFVTRIEAENEQAIETTEVVFDSDAIESAVLRGRPVNAILEYADNHDADMVAMGTHGRTGVSRYVAGSVTEHVVRRAPCPVLTTKVTERSNLVGDYEDVMVPTDGSDAASAAIEHGIEIAKRAGARVHAVIIVDVDAMAPTPGSTPPPELIERFEAEGERATEAIADRAAEAGLDATTSVSEGLPARDLLGYADEHDVDLITMGTTGRTGVSRYLLGSTAERLIRHAEMPVLAVNAREQANR
- a CDS encoding pyridoxamine 5'-phosphate oxidase family protein, coding for MSESDSETMDEDERDGFLGSGGTGVISLSTGEETAPHSTPVSYGYDATESVFYFRLANEPGGAKGDLSGRTVSFVTYGNADGWKSVVATGQLEQTTEESVATESLQGLERVHIPLIDIFGKPPREVAFEFYRLVPDELTTRTETQTEL
- a CDS encoding universal stress protein, with protein sequence MYDRVLLATDGTVASENATSHAIDLTVAHDANLHALYVVDESVYTAYSGDEYVDSAEGPEHGLTEHGRETLETIRTETDDRGIEVVTAMQHGDPVERITNYADEHDVSLIVLGTKHRSAEYRALLGSVTDRVLRLTGQPALVVKTEPNS
- a CDS encoding DoxX family protein, with amino-acid sequence MAANQMTGEANTFRSNIGGITLTGKAHSLSAWFVLALRLMMGYAFLYSGVDKILAGGFDAQGYLVGAVPEGSPLVGLFATMGQTPWFVDFVNVAVPWGEVLIGLGLLVGFLTRLAAFWGAFMMLLFYFGNWEVTHGVINGDFAYMLVFLAVAAFGAGRILGLDAIVEQHEIDGQPLIERYPKLDYILG